The Bacillus sp. Marseille-Q1617 genome has a segment encoding these proteins:
- a CDS encoding MFS transporter, producing the protein MMKRFSKEESSWIFYDWANSAYSIIISTAVFPLFYKAAATNAGVSAADSTAYLGYTVAIATFILAMLSPILGTIADYQGYKKKFFTFFFALGVIFTAILAFVPSDQWLLLLIFYTVAAIGSAGSNVFYDAFLTDVTTEERMNKVSSRGFGFGYIGSTIPFIISIAIIVLSQNGILPLSTTIASKIAFLITAVWWGLFSIPLIKNVHQRYFIEREPKPVVNSFKRLGKTIKEIRQYRALFLFLLAYFFYIDGVGTIITMSTAYGTDLGITATNLLIILFVTQVVAGPFAILYGRLAERFTGKKMLYVGICIYIIVCIYAYFLETTMDFWILAMLVASSQGGIQALSRAYFAKLIPKKNSNEFFGFYNIFGKFASILGPLLVGVTAQVTGDSSSGVFSLVILFIIGLIILALVPEPKAGEVNKPTIV; encoded by the coding sequence ATGATGAAGCGATTTTCCAAGGAAGAAAGCAGCTGGATTTTTTATGACTGGGCTAATTCCGCCTATTCAATCATTATTTCAACTGCGGTTTTCCCCCTATTTTATAAAGCTGCAGCCACGAACGCGGGTGTCAGTGCAGCGGATTCCACTGCATATTTAGGATATACCGTTGCCATTGCTACCTTCATTCTTGCGATGCTGAGTCCGATCTTAGGTACGATTGCGGACTACCAAGGCTATAAAAAGAAATTCTTCACCTTTTTCTTTGCCCTGGGGGTAATCTTTACGGCGATCCTTGCATTTGTACCCAGTGATCAGTGGCTCCTGCTTCTCATCTTTTATACAGTGGCAGCCATCGGTTCCGCGGGGTCGAATGTTTTCTACGATGCTTTCCTGACAGATGTCACAACAGAGGAAAGAATGAACAAAGTATCTTCAAGAGGGTTCGGTTTCGGTTATATCGGGAGTACCATCCCTTTTATCATCAGTATCGCGATTATTGTGCTATCGCAAAACGGGATCCTGCCGCTATCGACGACCATTGCAAGCAAAATCGCTTTCTTGATCACCGCTGTCTGGTGGGGACTATTTTCCATTCCGCTTATCAAAAATGTTCATCAGCGTTACTTTATCGAAAGGGAACCGAAGCCCGTGGTGAACAGTTTCAAAAGGTTAGGCAAGACGATTAAAGAAATCAGGCAGTATCGTGCCCTCTTCTTATTTCTTCTGGCCTATTTCTTCTATATCGATGGAGTCGGAACGATCATTACGATGTCTACCGCGTATGGGACGGACCTTGGCATTACGGCGACAAACCTTTTGATCATCCTGTTCGTCACCCAGGTGGTTGCAGGACCTTTCGCGATTCTTTACGGCCGCCTTGCAGAACGATTTACGGGTAAAAAGATGCTATATGTCGGAATCTGCATTTATATTATCGTTTGTATTTATGCCTATTTCCTTGAAACGACCATGGATTTCTGGATTCTCGCCATGCTTGTCGCTTCTTCCCAGGGCGGGATCCAGGCACTCAGCCGGGCTTATTTTGCCAAATTGATCCCAAAGAAGAATTCAAATGAGTTCTTCGGATTCTATAATATTTTCGGTAAATTCGCCTCCATCCTCGGTCCGCTCCTTGTCGGGGTGACTGCACAAGTTACGGGGGATTCGAGCAGCGGGGTCTTCAGTCTGGTCATTCTCTTCATTATCGGATTAATCATCCTTGCATTGGTACCTGAACCCAAAGCCGGTGAAGTAAACAAACCAACCATC
- a CDS encoding alkaline phosphatase family protein translates to MTRLTEHLIVISFDCLSSQDHPIIKDLPHFNELLSRGSLCKNVETIYPSVTYPCHATIVTGNFPNRHGIVNNTFIQPGRVSPDWYWHRRHIKGTTLYDEAKKAGFKTAALLWPVTAKADIDYNMPEIFANSSWHNQIAVSLFNGTPLYQLRLNRRFGHIRKGLNQPELDDFVLESTIATIREKKPNLLLVHFTDLDTQRHYHGFSSEEAHSAIRRHDNRLGKIIEALKEAGIYESSAVVALGDHSALDESKAIQLNVLFKEKGFISLDRRGRVKDWQAYCKGCDGSAYVYVKDSSVKKEVEKLLYDLYETPSNGIQQIYTGEEAGEMGADHTCAFMLEAVFGYYFKDNLDGAIIHEITPEDVKEKRYTWGSHGYSPKKENYTTIFIAAGKGIVPHKELHAMHLVDEGPTFARLLGLDLGKTDGKVLDELIEE, encoded by the coding sequence ATGACCCGTCTTACTGAGCACTTGATCGTCATTTCATTTGACTGCTTATCATCACAGGATCATCCCATAATAAAGGATCTCCCCCACTTCAACGAACTGCTTTCAAGAGGATCCCTCTGTAAAAATGTCGAAACCATTTATCCGTCTGTCACTTATCCATGTCATGCCACAATCGTGACCGGAAATTTTCCAAACCGGCACGGTATCGTTAATAATACGTTCATTCAACCTGGCAGGGTGTCTCCCGATTGGTACTGGCACCGCCGTCATATTAAAGGCACCACCCTCTATGATGAAGCAAAGAAAGCCGGCTTTAAGACAGCTGCTCTATTATGGCCTGTTACAGCAAAAGCAGATATCGATTATAACATGCCTGAGATCTTCGCCAACAGCTCCTGGCATAATCAAATCGCTGTTTCCCTTTTTAACGGGACACCTCTTTACCAATTAAGGTTGAACCGCCGCTTTGGCCATATCAGAAAGGGGCTCAATCAGCCCGAACTTGATGATTTCGTTTTGGAGTCGACGATTGCAACGATCAGAGAGAAGAAGCCCAATTTACTGCTTGTTCACTTTACGGACCTTGATACCCAGAGGCATTATCATGGATTTTCTTCTGAGGAAGCCCATTCTGCCATCCGCCGTCACGACAATAGGCTGGGTAAAATCATAGAGGCTCTCAAGGAAGCAGGAATATATGAAAGCTCTGCTGTCGTTGCACTTGGCGATCACAGTGCACTTGATGAATCCAAAGCCATCCAATTAAATGTTTTATTCAAAGAAAAGGGGTTCATCTCCCTTGACCGAAGAGGCAGGGTAAAAGACTGGCAGGCTTATTGTAAAGGCTGTGACGGTTCTGCCTACGTTTATGTAAAAGATTCATCTGTCAAAAAAGAGGTGGAGAAACTTCTTTATGACCTCTATGAAACACCATCAAACGGGATCCAACAGATCTACACCGGGGAAGAAGCTGGAGAAATGGGTGCCGACCACACATGTGCCTTTATGCTGGAAGCCGTGTTCGGCTACTACTTTAAAGATAACCTTGATGGTGCTATCATTCATGAAATCACTCCTGAAGATGTGAAAGAAAAACGGTATACATGGGGCTCGCACGGCTACTCTCCAAAGAAAGAAAACTACACCACGATCTTCATCGCAGCTGGAAAAGGCATCGTCCCTCACAAAGAGCTACATGCCATGCATCTTGTGGACGAAGGCCCTACATTCGCCAGGCTGCTCGGTCTCGACTTAGGTAAGACAGACGGGAAAGTACTTGATGAACTCATTGAAGAATAG
- a CDS encoding polysaccharide deacetylase family protein, which yields MVGLLILIIGIFFIYSIVSTIVIRWMNVKIIRRVPHDHTIALTFDDGPHPVYTRALLDLLKKHGVKATFFVVGENAEQNTELIKRMRAEGHALGLHHYRHVSSWFLSPLGLKKQLERTNEILERITGEYTYLYRPPWGHLNLSSLFITKRYRIVIWSHIFKDWKVKECKEHLPHRLKNADSEGAVYVLHDSGATLGADEEAPKYMLECLDAFIEGALNRNIRFIPLDDATQYKES from the coding sequence TTGGTTGGTTTATTGATCCTAATCATAGGCATATTTTTTATTTATTCTATTGTAAGTACAATCGTCATTCGATGGATGAATGTGAAGATCATCAGAAGGGTCCCGCATGATCATACCATTGCATTGACATTCGACGACGGCCCGCATCCCGTCTATACCCGTGCCCTATTGGACTTACTTAAAAAACACGGCGTCAAGGCAACATTCTTTGTGGTGGGTGAGAATGCAGAACAGAATACAGAATTAATCAAACGGATGCGGGCTGAGGGCCATGCATTGGGGCTTCACCATTACCGGCATGTATCAAGCTGGTTCTTGAGCCCACTGGGTTTAAAGAAGCAATTGGAGAGAACGAATGAAATATTAGAACGGATAACCGGTGAATACACGTATTTATACCGTCCTCCATGGGGACATCTTAATCTATCTTCATTATTCATCACCAAGCGTTACCGCATTGTCATATGGTCTCATATTTTTAAGGATTGGAAAGTAAAGGAGTGCAAGGAACACTTGCCTCATCGCTTGAAAAATGCAGACTCTGAAGGGGCTGTGTATGTGCTCCATGACAGCGGGGCAACGCTTGGCGCCGATGAGGAAGCTCCAAAGTATATGTTAGAATGTTTGGACGCATTCATTGAAGGTGCACTGAACAGAAATATCCGGTTCATCCCCCTTGATGATGCAACTCAGTATAAGGAGTCTTGA
- a CDS encoding DedA family protein yields the protein MGSEQIIHYIQEYSYFIIFLFLFFGIVGIPSPEESLLFLVGVLAVHGQLSLPWGILFSFLGTFAGMTFGYYAGKLVGYPIINKYGKWIGITEEKAVTFEAKFTKNSSKTLIMGFFMPGLRQVAPYLSGIFSISIVRYLIISGAGSLLWAIAYILLGWGLGSSFPINPNYVPYLGVGLLVIFLVTSLTRYLRKKRKERGKI from the coding sequence ATGGGCAGCGAACAAATCATTCATTATATACAAGAGTACAGTTATTTCATCATTTTTCTTTTTTTATTCTTTGGGATTGTAGGGATTCCATCACCTGAAGAATCGCTGCTGTTTTTAGTCGGGGTCTTAGCAGTTCATGGCCAATTATCGCTGCCATGGGGCATCCTGTTTTCATTCTTGGGAACATTTGCAGGGATGACCTTCGGATACTATGCCGGAAAGCTTGTGGGTTATCCCATCATCAATAAATATGGAAAATGGATTGGAATTACAGAGGAGAAGGCAGTGACATTTGAGGCAAAGTTCACGAAAAACTCATCGAAAACGCTCATCATGGGTTTCTTCATGCCAGGACTTCGTCAGGTCGCTCCTTATTTATCTGGAATTTTTTCAATTAGCATAGTGAGATATCTGATTATTTCAGGTGCGGGCTCACTTCTTTGGGCCATCGCCTACATCCTGCTGGGATGGGGGCTCGGGAGTTCGTTTCCGATAAATCCGAATTATGTTCCTTATTTAGGGGTTGGGCTTTTGGTCATTTTCTTAGTGACTTCATTGACGCGCTATTTAAGGAAGAAGAGGAAAGAGAGGGGAAAGATTTGA
- a CDS encoding MGDG synthase family glycosyltransferase yields MKIILLSMFSVPTGHVKVAEVIQQKIKENHPDAEVKIVDFLSFSNQLLENAVSGFYLKWIKAFPESYKRFYSQLMMSDDYTGMLKSLSICSIFFEMKLKHLIEEEKPSHIICTHSFPSRILGKLKKKYPAFAPKTVNVYKISLSTECGIKRILISIWFRAMIRNRN; encoded by the coding sequence TTGAAAATCATCTTATTGTCCATGTTCAGTGTACCGACTGGACATGTCAAAGTAGCAGAAGTAATTCAGCAGAAGATTAAAGAAAACCATCCGGATGCAGAAGTAAAGATTGTTGATTTCTTATCTTTCTCGAATCAATTGCTGGAAAATGCGGTATCAGGCTTTTATTTAAAGTGGATCAAGGCATTTCCTGAAAGTTACAAACGATTTTATTCACAGTTGATGATGAGCGATGACTATACAGGGATGTTGAAGAGCCTTTCAATATGTTCCATCTTTTTTGAAATGAAACTCAAACATTTAATCGAAGAAGAAAAACCATCGCACATCATATGCACCCACTCATTTCCGTCAAGGATTCTGGGGAAGCTGAAGAAAAAGTATCCGGCTTTCGCACCAAAAACGGTGAATGTGTATAAGATTTCTTTATCAACGGAGTGTGGGATAAAAAGAATATTGATTTCCATCTGGTTCCGAGCAATGATACGAAACAGGAATTAA
- a CDS encoding polymer-forming cytoskeletal protein encodes MSTVEKKELHDLKISGSGTSGGGQFDSVKISGSGTIQGDIECKDLKISGSGKINGDITTEEFSCSGSSRITGSINAKEISVSGSTKIEGSVTAAEMSVSGSSKISEDLACKEFSSSGATKIDGKLHGGEVRSHGSLKVEKDCEAETFILRGSVAIKGLLSADKVDIKISHESYIKEIGGEMIEVKNEHSSKLFKQVVNFFMQREDHLRSDLIEGDDIYLENTKAKLVRGKNVKIGENCEIETVEYSGTFDVKDGSKVGKTVKN; translated from the coding sequence ATGAGTACAGTTGAGAAAAAGGAATTGCATGACTTGAAAATCAGCGGGTCTGGTACCTCGGGAGGCGGTCAGTTCGATTCTGTAAAAATCAGCGGCAGCGGTACGATACAAGGTGATATCGAGTGTAAAGACCTTAAAATCTCAGGATCCGGGAAAATTAACGGGGACATTACGACTGAAGAATTTTCATGCAGCGGGTCTTCGAGAATTACCGGGAGCATCAACGCGAAAGAGATTAGCGTCAGTGGAAGCACAAAGATCGAGGGTTCGGTCACTGCTGCTGAAATGTCTGTGAGCGGATCAAGCAAAATCAGTGAGGACCTTGCATGCAAGGAGTTTAGTTCAAGCGGAGCAACGAAAATAGACGGCAAGCTTCACGGCGGAGAGGTTAGATCACATGGTTCACTGAAAGTGGAGAAAGACTGCGAAGCGGAAACCTTCATTTTAAGGGGATCGGTCGCCATCAAAGGACTTCTCAGTGCCGATAAAGTTGATATTAAAATAAGCCATGAATCCTATATTAAGGAAATTGGCGGAGAAATGATTGAAGTGAAAAACGAGCATTCCTCCAAACTATTCAAGCAGGTCGTGAACTTCTTCATGCAGCGTGAAGACCACCTTCGATCCGATTTAATTGAAGGCGATGATATCTACCTTGAAAACACGAAGGCAAAGCTGGTAAGGGGAAAGAATGTGAAAATCGGGGAAAACTGCGAAATCGAAACGGTTGAATACTCCGGCACTTTTGATGTAAAGGATGGCAGTAAAGTAGGCAAGACTGTGAAGAATTAA
- a CDS encoding DUF4004 family protein, translating into MDSGLISKKEVLELTGISYGQLYRWKRKNIIPEDWFIKKSSFTGQETFFPREKMLARIEKVKELKDTHSLDELSDFFSPNPAKIEIPLDSLRLQKILLSDTISFCTPLLKNVKAIEFRDILNMFILEKVRTRLNKEDVKTLFLFLDENFEASNSPSYELRGLRKQDMVIWIMLPLQSATIIDQTAETIVKLDLLQIVEELKTKLTSEINF; encoded by the coding sequence ATGGATAGCGGCCTTATATCCAAAAAGGAAGTTCTGGAGTTGACAGGTATCTCTTATGGGCAGCTCTATCGCTGGAAGCGTAAGAATATCATCCCGGAAGATTGGTTTATCAAGAAGTCCAGTTTTACTGGCCAGGAAACTTTCTTTCCAAGAGAAAAGATGCTGGCAAGGATAGAAAAAGTGAAAGAATTGAAAGATACCCACTCTCTTGATGAATTATCCGATTTCTTTTCACCGAATCCGGCGAAGATTGAAATCCCACTGGATTCATTAAGGCTTCAAAAGATCCTCCTATCTGACACCATATCGTTCTGCACACCTCTTTTGAAGAACGTGAAAGCAATTGAATTTCGAGACATCCTGAATATGTTCATTCTTGAAAAAGTGCGAACCCGCTTGAACAAAGAAGATGTAAAAACACTATTTCTTTTTTTGGATGAAAACTTCGAGGCTTCTAATAGTCCTTCATATGAACTAAGAGGACTCCGTAAACAAGATATGGTCATATGGATAATGCTTCCGCTCCAATCCGCCACTATTATTGATCAGACGGCCGAGACGATTGTGAAGCTCGATTTACTCCAGATAGTTGAAGAATTAAAAACCAAGTTAACAAGTGAAATTAATTTTTAA
- a CDS encoding HIT family protein has protein sequence MNDESKCPFCHPHEDPDQNIIFENDTCYFLQHNLQQEVLEGCGVIVPKKHQQDAFALTKEEWNDTYELLQKAKNYLDERFDADGYTLGWNVGKVSNQFIFHSHFHIIPRYNDEPLAGKGLRYWLKQPENKRKK, from the coding sequence ATGAACGATGAAAGCAAATGCCCCTTCTGCCATCCGCATGAAGACCCAGATCAGAACATCATATTTGAAAATGACACTTGTTATTTCCTTCAGCACAATCTTCAGCAGGAGGTGCTCGAAGGCTGCGGTGTCATCGTGCCCAAGAAACATCAGCAAGATGCTTTCGCGCTGACAAAAGAAGAATGGAACGATACATATGAACTGCTGCAAAAAGCAAAAAACTATCTTGATGAACGTTTTGATGCAGACGGTTATACGCTAGGTTGGAATGTAGGGAAAGTATCAAATCAATTCATCTTTCACAGCCATTTTCATATCATTCCCCGCTACAACGATGAACCGCTTGCCGGAAAAGGCCTCCGCTACTGGTTGAAGCAGCCTGAAAACAAACGAAAAAAATGA